The Oncorhynchus masou masou isolate Uvic2021 chromosome 8, UVic_Omas_1.1, whole genome shotgun sequence genome has a window encoding:
- the LOC135544143 gene encoding cytokine receptor common subunit gamma-like produces the protein MKMVGSWLFLLISLQGYEAPSTPNVNCLIINLDYVNCTWSEQRSPEVNYTFFHKRSIKRNMEECTTYLQEKSYAVGCRLSYDKSDRFRTLTTKLVHQNNSYVQNHNLKSMVKLYPPVNLSVEMNKDPELNLYWNNSKNTCIESEVRYRINSDKWKTSTPSKEQKYAVAFPLKSSRYEFQVRARVNDMCGESKFWSEWSQPIQWDSMKGNNITDISGSSMSVWKPVLSLVGTMTLFILSCMLVYRERERLRFILIPIVPNPVKSLKDLLDKDTVEAWLHISEGVCFQSNFTELACPVH, from the exons ATGTAAACTGCCTGATCATTAACCTGGATTATGTCAACTGCACCTGGAGTGAACAGAGGAGTCCAGAGGTCAACTACACCTTCTTCCACAAGAG GTCCATCAAAAGGAATATGGAGGAGTGCACAACATATCTCCAGGAGAAGAGTTATGCTGTGGGATGTAGACTGTCCTATGACAAGTCTGACAGGTTTAGAACACTGACAACCAAGCtggtccatcagaacaacagttatGTGCAGAACCATAACCTGAAAAGCATGG TGAAGCTTTACCCTCCTGTCAACCTGTCAGTTGAGATGAACAAAGACCCAGAGCTGAATCTGTACTGGAACAACAGCAAGAACACCTGCATTGAGAGTGAAGTTCGCTACAGAATAAACAGCGACAAGTGGAAG ACTTCTACTCCAAGCAAGGAACAGAAGTATGCTGTGGCTTTCCCGTTAAAGAGCAGTCGGTATGAGTTTCAAGTGAGAGCACGAGTAAACGACATGTGTGGAGAGTCCAAGTTCTGGAGTGAATGGAGTCAGCCCATTCAATGGGATTCCATGAAGGGAAATAACATCACAG ACATATCTGGCAGCTCAATGTCTGTGTGGAAGCCAGTACTGTCATTAGTGGGTACCATGACACTCTTCATATTGTCCTGCATGCTGGTCTACAGGGAAAG AGAACGACTGAGATTCATCCTCATTCCCATTGTGCCTAATCCAGTAAAGAGCCTGAAGGACCTTCTTGACAAGGACACTGTAGAG GCCTGGCTTCACATCTCCGAAGGTGTTTGCTTCCAGTCTAACTTCACTGAGCTTGCCTGTCCTGTTC attaa